TGCCGAAGAAGTACTTCAAGGGCACCCGTCTTGCCCCGGGCATGCAGGTGACCCTGCAGACCAAGTTCGGCCCGCGTCCGGTGACGGTGCAGAAGGTCGGCATGAGCGTGGTCGACGTCGACCTCAACCACCCGATGGCCGGCAAGGACCTGAGCTTCAACATCGAGATCATCGACGTGCGTGAGGCGCAGGCCGAGGAGATCGAGCACGGCCACGTCCACGGCGACGGCGGCCACCAGCACTGACAACGGCGGCGGTCATGGATACCTTTGAACTGCACCGCGGGACGACGGCGTTGCTGGTCAGCCTGCCGCATGACGGGAGCGCCATCCCTGACGCCATGGCCGAACGCATGACCCTCGGCGCGCGCACCGCGCCGGACACCGACTGGCACGTGTCCCGCCTGTACGCGTTTGCCCGCCAACTGGGCGCATCGGTGCTGGTGCCGCGCTACTCGCGCTACGTGGTCGACCTGAACCGTCCCGCCGATGACGTATCGCTGTATCCCGGACAGAACACCACCGGCCTTTGCCCGACCGTGCGGTTCAACGGCGAGCCCGTGTACGCGGAGGGCGAGGCGCCGACCCGGGCGGAGATCACCGAGCGCGTGCGGCGCTACTGGAAGCCCTACCACGACGCCCTGCAGGCAGAACTTGAGCGGCTCGTAACGGCCCACGGCCGGGCGCTGCTGTGGGAAGGCCACTCGATTCGCGGCAGCAATCTGCCCTACCTGTTTCCCGACCGGCTGCCCGACCTCAACCTGGGCACCGCCGATGGCGCCAGCTGTTCGCCGCAGGTCCAACTCGGCCTGGAGGCGGTGCTGGGCGAGCAGCGTGAGTACGACTGGGTCGCCAACGGCCGCTTCAAGGGCGGCTACATCACGCGCCACTACGGCGCGCCGGAGAAGGGCGTGGACGCGGTGCAGCTGGAGATCAGCCAGCGCTGCTACATGGACGAGGACTCCACACGCTACCTGCCCGAGCGCGCCGCGCCCCTGCAGCGCCTGCTCGAGGACCTGTTGGTGAATGCGCTGGCAATGACCGCCCAGCGCTGATTGGCTGGCCTGCCTAGACCTCCAGCGTCGCCAGATCGCCCTTGTCTTCCAGCCAGGCCTTGCGGTCGCCGGCGCGCTTGCGTGCCAGCAGCATGTCCATCAGCGCGTGGGTCTGCGTGCCTTCCTCCACGGTCAGCTGGACCAGCCGCCGCGTGTCGGGATGGATGGTCGACTCGCGCAGCTGCGAGGGGTTCATCTCGCCCAGACCCTTGAAGCGGGTGACGTTGACCGTGCCGGCCGAGCCTTTTTTGCGTTCGGCCTTCTCGCGCTCGATCTTCTCCAGCAGGATCCGCTTCTCCTCCTCGTCCAGGGCGTAGAACACCTGCTTGCCCAGGTCGACCCGGAACAGCGGCGGCATCGCCACGAATACGTGGCCGGCGGCCACCAGCGCGGGGAAGTGCTGCAGGAACAACGCGCACAGCAAGGTGGCGATGTGCAGGCCGTCCGAATCCGCGTCGGCCAGGATCACGACCTTGCCGTAGCGCAGCCCGCTCAGGTCGTCCTTGCCGGGATCGCAGCCGATCGCCACGGCGATGTCGTGCACTTCCTGCGAGGCCAGCACGCTGCCCGACGCGACCTCCCAGGTGTTCAGGATCTTGCCGCGCAGGGGCAGGATCGCCTGGAAGTCCTTGTCGCGCGCCTGCCGCGCACTGCCACCGGCCGAGTCGCCCTCCACCAGGAACAATTCGGTGCGTGAGAGGTCCTGGCTGATGCAGTCGGCCAGCTTGCCGGGCAGGGCGGGTCCCTGGGTGACCTTCTTGCGGGTGATCTGTTTCTCGGTCTTGAGCCGCGCACTGGCGCGTTCGATCGCCAGCTGCGCGATCCGCTCGCCCAGTTCGACGTTCTGGTTGAGCCACAGGGTGAAGGCATCCTGCGCGGCGGCCTCCACGAAGCCGGCGGTCTGGCGCGAGCTCAGGCGCTCCTTGGTCTGGCCGCTGAACTGCGGGTCCAGCAACTTCACGCTGAGCACGAAGGCGACCCGGTCCCAGACATCCTCCGGGGCCAGCTTGACCCCGCGCGGGAGCAGGCTGCGGAAATCACAGAATGCGCGCAGGGCATCGGTGAAACCGCTGCGCAGGCCATTGACGTGGGTACCGTGCTGCGCGGTCGGGATCAGGTTGACGTAGCTCTCCTGGACCAGCTCGCCGTCAGGCGCCCAGGCCACCGCCCAGTCGACCGTCTCCGAATCCTTCTCCAGCTTGCCGACAAACAGCTCGGGCGGAAGCAGCTCGCGCGCGGGGTGATCGGCGCGCAGTTCGTCGAGCAGGTAATCGCTCAGGCCGTCAGCGTAGTGCCATTCCAGGCGCTCGTTGGTGGCCACGTCCAGCAGCTTCACGGTCAGGCCGGGGCAGAGCACCGCCTTGGCGCGCAGCAGGTGCTTGAGGGCCCGCAGGTTGAACTTCGGGGTGTCGAAGTATTTGGGATCGGGCCAGAAGTGCAGGCGCGTGCCCGTGTTTCGGCGACCCACGCTGCCGAGGGTTTCAAGCTCGGTGACCCGCTCGCCGTCGGCGAACCCCATCCGCTGCTCGACGCCGTCGCGCTTGATGGTGACGTCCAGCCGCGTCGACAGGGCATTGACCACGCTGACGCCCACGCCGTGCAGGCCGCCGGAGAAGGTGTAGTTCTTGTTGCTGAACTTCCCGCCGGCGTGCAGGCGGGTCAGGATCAATTCCACCCCGGGCACGCCTTCATCCGGGTGGATGTCCACCGGCATGCCGCGTCCGTCGTCGCTGACCTCGCAGCTGCCGTCGGCGTGCATCACCACCTCGATGGTCCTGGCATGCCCGGCCAGCGCCTCGTCCACGGCGTTGTCGATGACCTCCTGGGCCAGGTGGTTGGGCCGGGTGGTGTCGGTGTACATGCCGGGGCGACGCTTGACCGGGTCCAGCCCGGAGAGGACTTCGATGTCGGCGGCGTCGTAGCGGTTGTTCATCAGGCAGCGGTTCGCGTTGGGTCGGGGAAGTCAGCTCGCCAGAATGGCGGGCGGCACCGTGGATGGTCAAGGAAGCAAAGGTCGGAAGCCGATTGGACGGGCGTCACGAGGCGGTGGTGAAAGCGGTCCCGGACTTGGCGGCTTCCATAACGGGGCGTGAAATCGGGCCGCGTAAAGGTCCCGTTATTCAGTATTTGGCAGGGTCGGCGTCGGTAGGTTCGTGGGCGTCGCTGAGGGGAGCGGCAGTGATCCAGGACGGCAGTCGCCATCCGCACACCCCACCAAGGAGATGTACCCAGATGAATATCCGCAAGCTTGTGTTGCCGACCATGATCGCCGCCCTGATGGCCGCTCCGGCCGCGTTCGCCCAGTCCGCCGATCTCGACGCCCAGGCCCAGGCCCAGCAGGCGCAGGCCGCTGCCGCCCAGGCAGAAGCCCAGGCCGTGCAGGCCGAGGCGCAGGCCGCCGCTGCCGCCGAGCAGGCCAATGCTGCTGAGCAGAGCGCCGACGTCGCGCAGGACCGTGCGGACTTCAGTGCCGAAGCCGCCGCCCAGGAGCAGGCCGTCGAGCCTGAAGAGGAAGACGAGCGCAACTGATCGCGCCATGCGATGAGGTCACCGACGCCCCGGCTTGCCGGGGCGTCTTTCGTTGGCCTTCCGCCACGTCCAGCGAGGCCGGCGAGTGCTCGACGCGGCAGCAAAGGTCGCAGCAATTGCATGCAGCCGGTAAACTGGCGCTTTCCAGCGGCAGCAAAACAATGACTCCCCTGATCTTCGTCACTGGTGGCGTGGTGTCCTCGCTTGGCAAGGGCATTGCCGCCGCCTCGTTGGCGGCCATCCTCGAAGCGCGCGGCCTGCGCGTGACGATGATGAAGCTCGACCCCTACATCAACGTCGACCCCGGCACGATGAGCCCGTTCCAGCACGGCGAGGTGTACGTCACCGACGACGGCGCCGAGACCGACCTGGACCTGGGCCATTACGAGCGTTACGTGCGCACCCGGCTGGGGCGCAAGAATTCCATCACCACCGGTCGCATCTACGAGAACGTCATCCGCAAGGAGCGCCGCGGCGACTACCTGGGCGGCACGGTGCAGGTCATCCCGCATATCACCGACGAGATCAAGCGCGGCATTTTTGCCGCCACCGACGGCTTCGATGTGGGCCTGGTGGAGATCGGCGGCACCGTGGGCGACATCGAGTCGCTTCCCTTCCTGGAGGCGATCCGCCAGATCCGCGCCGAACGCGGGCCGGACAAGGCGCTGTTCATGCACCTCACCCTGGTGCCGTTCATTGCCGCCGCCGGCGAGCTGAAGACCAAGCCGACCCAGCACTCGGTGAAGGAACTGCGCTCCATCGGCATCCAGCCAGACATCCTGATCTGCCGCTCCGAGCAGCCGCTGCCGGATTCGGAACGGCGCAAGATCGCGCTGTTCACCAGCGTGTCGGAGCGCGCGGTCATCTCGGCGGTGGACCTGCACAACATCTACGACATGCCCGCGCGTTTCCAGGAGCAGGGTCTGGACGAGCTGATCGTCGAGCGCCTGCGGCTGGACGCCAGGCCCGCCGACATGCACGAGTGGGACGCGGTGGTCGACGCGGCCGAGAATCCCGAGGACGAGGTCACCATCGCGATCATCGGCAAGTACGTGGACCATCAGGACGCGTACAAGTCGGTTGCCGAGGCGCTCAAGCACGGCGGCCTGCGCCAGCGCACCAAGGTCCATCTGCAATGGCTGGAGTCCAGCGACGTCGAGAAGCGCGGCCCCAGTGCGCTGGAGGGCGTCGACGGTGTCCTGGTGCCCGGCGGATTCGGCGACCGCGGTTTTGAAGGCAAGATCGCCGGCGCCCGCTACGCCCGCGAAAACGGCGTGCCGTACTTCGGCATCTGCTACGGCATGCAGGCGGCGGTGATCGAGTTCGCCCGCAACGTGGCTGGGCTGGAAAACGCCAACAGCACCGAGAACGATAAGGCCACCCCGCATCCGGTGGTCGGCCTGATCACCGAGTGGCGCACGGCCAGCGGTGAGCTGGAGCGCCGCAGCGAGGACAGCGACCTGGGCGGCACGATGCGCCTGGGCCTGCAGGAGCAGCGGCTCAAGCCAGGCACGCTGGCCCACGAGCTGTACGGCAAGGACGTGGTCGGCGAGCGCCATCGCCACCGCTACGAGTTCAACAACCGCTACCGCACCCAGCTCGAGGGTGCCGGCCTGGTCATCAGCGCCAAATCCATCGACGACCTGCTGGTGGAGATGATCGAGCTGCCGCGCGACGTCCACCCGTGGTTCCTGGCCTGCCAGGCCCACCCCGAATTCCTGTCCACGCCGCGCGACGGACATCCGCTGTTTGTCGGATTCATCCGCGCCGCGCGCGACTACAAGGCGGCCCACACGACGGCAAACGCCCGCCTCGACGAGGCCGAGGCATGAGCGCCCCGCGCTTCGGCGCCGTTTGCATGAATGGAGAAGTGCAATGAAGTTGTGCGGTTTCGACATCGGCCTGGACCGGCCGTTCTTCCTGATCGCCGGGCCCTGCGTGATCGAGTCGATGCAGTTGCAGCTCGACACTGCCGGCACCCTGAAGCAGATCACCGACGAGTTGGGCATTCCCTTCATCTTCAAGTCCAGCTTCGACAAGGCCAACCGCACCTCGATCTCCGGCTTCCGTGGCCCGGGCATCGAGGAGGGCCTGAAGGTGCTGGCCGAGGTCAAGAAGCAGATCGGCGTGCCGGTGCTGACCGACGTCCACGAGTACACGCCGATGGACGAGGTCGCCTCGGTGGTCGACGTACTGCAGACCCCGGCGTTCCTGTGCCGGCAGACCGACTTCATCCAGAAAGTCGCCAGCGCCGGCAAGCCGGTCAACATCAAGAAAGGCCAGTTCCTGTCGCCGTGGGAGATGAAGCACGTGGCCGACAAGGCGCTGGCCACCGGCAACACCGACATCATGGTCTGCGAGCGCGGCGCCAGCTTTGGTTACAACAACCTGGTCAGCGACATGCGCAGCCTGGCCGTGATGCGTGACACCGGTTGCCCGGTGGTGTTTGATGCGACCCATTCGGTGCAGTTGCCCGGCGGCGCGGGCGGCAAGAGCGGCGGCCAGCGCGAATTCGTGCCGGTGCTGTCGCGCGCCGCGATGGCGGTGGGCATTTCCGGCATCTTCATGGAAACCCATCCCAACCCGGACGAAGCGCTGTCCGACGGCCCCAACGCCTGGCCGCTGGACCGGATGCGCGCGCTGCTGGAGACGCTGATGGCCATCGATGAAGTCACCAAGCGCCACCCGTTTCTTGAATCCCAAACCTGAGAGCCCTGCAGAGCCGACATGACCGAAATCGCCAAAGTCCACGCCCGCGAAATCCTCGACAGCCGCGGCAATCCGACCCTTGAGGCCGAGATCACCCTTGCCGATGGCAGCTTTGGCCGGGCGATGGTGCCTTCCGGTGCGTCCACCGGCTCCAAGGAAGCCGTGGAGCTGCGCGACGGCGACAAGACCCGCTACCTGGGCAAGGGCGTGCGCACCGCGGTGGAGAACGTCAACACCACCATCGCCAAGGCACTGGTCGGGCTGGATGCGGCTGACCAGGGCGGCATCGACCGTCGCCTGATCGATCTGGACGGCACCCGCAACAAGGGCCGTCTGGGTGCGAACGCGTTGCTGGGGGTGTCAATGGCCAACGCCCACGCGATGGCCGCCAGCCGTCGCCTGCCGCTGTGGAAGTACCTGGCCGGTGACCGCCGCGGCGTGCTGCCGGTGCCGATGATGAACATCATCAACGGCGGCGCCCACGCCGACAACAACGTCGACCTGCAGGAGTTCATGATCCTGCCGGTCGGCTTTGACAGCTTCTCCGAGAGCCTGCGCGCGGGCACCGAGGTGTTCCACGCGCTCAAGTCGGTGCTCAAGAGCCGCGGCCTGAGCACGTCGGTGGGCGACGAGGGCGGCTTCGCGCCGGACCTGCGCAGCAACGAGGAAGCGCTGGAAACCATCCTGGAGGCGATCGGCAAGGCGGGCTACAAGGCCGGCGACGACATCCTGCTCGGCCTGGACGTTGCGTCCAGCGAGTTCTACGAGAACGGCAAGTACCACCTGACCGGCGAGGGCAAGCGCCTGACTTCGGAGCAGTTCGTCGAGTTCCTGGGCGGCTGGTGCGCGCAGTACCCGATCATCAGCATCGAGGACGGCATGGACGAGAACGACTGGGACGGCTGGAAGCAGCTGACCGACGCGCTGGGCAGGAAGGTCCAACTGGTCGGCGACGACCTGTTCGTGACCAATCCGGAGATCTTCCAGCAGGGCATCGACCGCCATATCGCCAACGCGATCCTGATCAAGGTCAACCAGATCGGCACCTTGACCGAGACGCTGGAAGCGATTTCCATGGCCGACCGCGCCGGTTACGCCGCGGTGGTGTCGCACCGTTCCGGCGAGACCGAGGACACCACCATCGCCGACATCGCGGTGGCGACCACGGCGACCCAGATCAAGACCGGTTCGCTGTGCCGGAGCGACCGCGTCGCCAAGTACAACCAGTTGCTGCGGATCGAAGAGCAGCTCGGCGACGCGGCGACCTACGCCGGCCGCGACGCGTTTGTATCGCTGAAGGGCTGACACCCGCGCATGCGCTGGATGGTGGCATTGTTGGTGGCACTGGTGGCGCTGCTGGTGTTCCTGCAAGACCGCCTGTGGGACGGCGAGGGCGGCCGTGACTCGGTCGCCGCGCTGGAGCAGCGCGTGCAGCAGCAGGCCCGCGAAAACGAGGGCCTGCAGCAGCGCAACGATGCGCTGTCCGCCGAAGTGGAAGACCTCAAATCCGGCGAGGCGGCGGTCGAGGATCGTGCCCGCAGCGAGCTGGGCATGATCCGCCCCGGCGAGACCTTCTACCGCGTGGTCGAGCCGGATCCGGCAACGCCTGCGGATCCGGATCCGGTCCCCCAGTGAGCCGGCATGGCACGCCGTCGGTGTGGGCAATCCTTCCCGCCGCCGGTCGTGGTGCGCGCTTTGGCGGCGACGTGCCCAAGCAGTATCTGCAGATCGCCGGACAACCCCTGATCGCGCACGCACTGGACGCGCTGCTCTCGCATCCACAGGTTGCGGGCGCGATGGTGGCGCTGGCCGCCGATGACCGGCATTGGCCGGGCTGGACCACCCGCCACGGCAAGCCGGTCCTGCGCTGCGTGGGTGGCGGCGAGCGGGCGGATTCGGTGCTCGCGGCCTTGCAGGCACTGCCGCCCGGCCCGGAAGACAGCCTGGTAATGGTCCACGACGCAGCGCGTCCCAACCTGCACCCATCCGATCTGGAGCGGCTGTTGCATGCCGCGTCCGGGGACCGCGACGGCGCGATCCTCGCTGCCCCGGTGCGCGACACCCTCAAGCGCGCCGACGCGGAGGGACGTATCGCCGCGACCGAGCCGCGCGCCGCGCTCTGGCGTGCACTGACCCCGCAGGTGTTCCGTCGCGGCCTGCTCACCGATGCCTTGCTGGCGGCCCGCGCCGACGCAGTCCAGGTGACCGACGAGGCCATGGCGGTCGAACGCGCAGGCCTGCGGCCGCGGCTGGTCGAAGGGCGCGAGGACAACCTCAAGGTCACCACGCCGGCCGATCGCGACCTGGCGGAGTTCCTGCTCTCGCAGCGCCAGCGCTGACCGCCGGGTCGAACGCAACCCGAGCGAGCCAGAGGTCACCCGACGCGGCGTAGGCGACAATGTCGCCCCCAATTCGTTGCAGCAGGACCGGCATCAATGAGCATCCGCATAGGCCAGGGTTACGACGTCCACGCATTCGGCCACGGCGATCACGTCGTGTTGGGCGGGGTCCGGGTTCCGCACGACCGCGGCGTGCTCGCCCATTCCGACGGCGACGTGGTCATCCATGCGCTGTGCGACGCCATGCTCGGGGCGCTCGCGCTTGGCGATATCGGCACCCATTTTCCGCCCAGCGATCCGCGCTGGAAGGATGCCGACAGCCGCACGTTCCTGCGCCATTGCCGTCAGCTCGCGTCCGAGCGCGGCTGGGCGTTGGGCAACGCCGACGTCACCGTGATCTGCGAGCGCCCGAAAGTCGGTCCACATGTCGCGGTGATCCGCACCCTGTTGGCGGCCGACCTCGGCGCCGATGTCGATACCGTCAGCGTAAAGGCGACCACATCGGAGCAGCTCGGCTTTACCGGCCGCGGCGAAGGGCTTGCCGCGTTGGCGGTGTGCCTGCTGGTGCGCGGATGAGCGATGCCGGCGCGGCGGGTCCCGCGGACAGTGCGCCCGCCGCTGACACGCGTGCCCACGGCGAGCCCGTGCTGTCCGCCCGGATGCGCGCAGCGCCGGAGGACTTCTTCGTCGAGGAACTGGCCGGCTTCGAACCCTCCGGCAGCGGCGAGCACCTGCTTCTGACGGTGCAGAAGCGCGGCATGAACACCGCTTTCGCCGCCCGCAGCATTGCCCAGTGGGCCGGCGTGGACGACATGGCGATCGGCTACGCCGGGCTGAAGGATCGCCACGCGGTGACCCGCCAGCGCTTCAGCGTGCACCTGCCGCGCAAGGTCGCCCCGGACGTTGCCGCGTTGCAGGTGGACGGACTGCAGGTGCTGGAACAGGCGTGGCACGCGAAAAAGCTCCCGCGCGGTGCGCTGGCCGGCAACCGCTTCGTGCTCGTCCTGCGCGACGTCGTCGGCGACCCCGCCGCGATCGAGGCGCGCCTGCAGCAGATTGCCCGGCGCGGCGTGCCGAACTTCTTTGGCGAGCAGCGATTTGGCCGCGATGGCAACAACCTGGGCAAGGCGCTGGCGATGTTCGAAGCCCGCCGGGTCCGTCGCGACGAACGCGGCATGCTGCTCTCGGCCGCGCGCTCGGTGCTGTTCAACCAGGTGCTGCAGGCGCGGGTCGAGGCGCACTGCTGGGATACGCCGTTGAAGGGCGAGGTGTGGATGCTGGATGGCAGCCGCAGTGTGTTCGGGCCCGAACCGGTCACTCCGGAGATCGAACAGCGCCTGTCGGCGTTCGACATCCATCCCAGCGGCCCGCTGTGGGGCCGCGGCGAGCTGCGCAGCAAGGACGATGCGCTGGAGCTGGAGCAGGGCGCACTGGCCGACCAGGTATCGATGCGCCTGCGCGCCGGTCTGGAGCAGGCCGGCCTGAAGCAGGGGCGGCGATCGCTGCGCCTGCGCGCCGACGCCCTGCGCTGGCACTGGCTGGACGCCGCGACGCTGGAGCTGTCATTCAACCTGCCGCCGGGCACCTACGCCACGGTGGTGCTGGCGGAACTGGGCGCGGTCTTCGACGGCTCCGGCCCGTCCGGCGCCTGATCAGCCGCAGCCCTCGCAGTGCCGGGCTCGCGTCAACGACGCCGCGGCGCCAGCAGGACGACCACCGCGCCGCTGCCGCCCTGGGCGGGCAATGGCGAATGGAAAGCCAGCACGCTGGAGCGCTGCCGCAGCATGCGGTCGACCAGGTTCTTCAGTACGGGCGCGCCGCTGCGGCCGATATCGGCCCCGCCACGTCCGCCCTTGCCATGGATGATGCGCACACAGCCCAGCCCATGGCGCTGTGCATCGCTCAGGAACGCGCGCACCAGCGCCTCGGCGGTCGTCGCGTCGGTTCCGTGCAGGTCGAGTTCCTCCTGCGCCGACATCTCGCCCCGGCGCAGGCGCTGCCACGCCTCCTGGCTGACATCGCCGCGCCATGCCAGCGGGTCGTCGGCTTCCAGCAACGTGGATTCCAGCGCGTGGCGGAGATCCTCGCGCGCATCGGCATCGTCGCGCTCGGCCATCTTCGCGCGCGGTTTCGGACGCGGCGCGGACGGCGGCGCCGGCCGTTCGGGCAGCTTGCGAACCGGTCCGATCGCGCTGCGGAACAGCGCCGCATCGTCGTCATCGGCGCCGTTCAACGGGGTGTTCCGGTATCCATCGTCCTAGCCTAACGCGCCGCGGCGGAGACGGACATCGCGGTCGTGCAATTGCCTGCAGCCAGGCGGCGTCGAGTGCTCGCCATCGGCTATCATGACCGCTTTGACGGGATCGAACCCGCCGCACTGTCGGCGCCTCCGATCCGCCCCGCGACCGGCCGCGCCGGTCCGTGCCACTACTGCATTGCGCCCCCGTGGCGCTCGCCAAGGGAGATCATGCGAGTTCTGGTCAGCAACGACGACGGCGTCGATTCACCCGGTATCCGCGCCCTCGCCGAGGGATTGCGCGCCGCCGGTCACGAAGTAGTGGTAGTCGCACCGGACCGGGATCGCTCCGGCGCCAGCAACTCGCTCACCCTGGACATGCCGATTCGGGTGTTCCAGCAGGACGAGCGCACCTGGCGCGTCGCCGGCACGCCCACCGACTGCGTGCACGTCGCCATCACCGGCATGCTCGAAAAAGAGCCCGACATCGTGGTGTCCGGGATCAACGACGCCGCCAACCTGGGTGATGACGTCATCTATTCGGGCACCGTCGCCGCCGCGATGGAGGGCCGTTTTCTCGGCCTGCCCGCGGTCGCCGTATCGCTGGTGACCAACGGCGAGCTTGGCCGGCACTACGACACTGCGGCGCGTGCGGCGGTGGAGATCATCGCCCGTCTCGCGATTGATCCGCTGCCGGCCGACACCATCCTCAACGTCAACGTGCCCGACCTCGCGTGGGAAGACGTGCGCGGGTTCCAGGTGGGTCGCCTGGGCAACCGCCACCGCGCCGAAGCCTGCGTGCCGCAGGAGGACCCGCGCGGTCGCCAATGGTGGTGGATCGGCGCGGCGGGTCCCGAGCAGGACGCCGGGCCGGGCACGGATTTCCATTCGGTGCGCAGCGGCTACATTGCCATCACCCCGATCAAGGTGGACCTGACGCGTTACCAGGCGCTGGAGCAGGTGGCGAACTGGGTCAGCGGACTTGAAGCCTCTTTGGAATCCGCGCCCGGGGAGAACGGTCGATGAGCCTGAAGATGCGCCTGCAGCCCACCGACCTGGGTTCCGGCCTGACCTCGCAGCGTGTGCGCGACCGGCTGGTCGACCGCCTGCGCGCCACCGGCATCACCGATGAGCGCGTGCTCAACGCCGTGCGCAACGTCCCCCGCCACCTGTTCGTGGACGAGGCGCTGGAAAGCCGGGCGTACGACGACACCGCGTTGCCGATCGGCCACGGCCAGACCATTTCCCAGCCCTGGGTGGTGGCGAAAATGACCGAAACCCTGATGCAGGTCCAGCCCGCCAAGGTGCTGGAGATCGGCACCGGCTCGGGCTACCAGGCCGCCATCCTTGCCGCCCTCGGGCTGGAAGTGCACACCGTGGAGCGCATCGGCGAGTTGCTGCGCACCGCTCGCAAGCGCTTTCGCCAGTTGGGCATGAATATCCGCAGCAAGCACGACGACGGCCGCATCGGCTGGCCGGAGAACGGTCCCTTCGATGCCATCCTGGTCACCGCGGCCGCCCCGGCGCTGGTGGACGCGCTGACCGCACAGCTGGCGCCCGGTGGCGTGCTGGTCGCGCCGGTGGGCGCGTCGGACGGGCAGTCGCTGCTGCGCCTGAGCAAGGACGCCGACGGGCGGATCACGCAGGAGACCATCGGTTCGGTCGTCTTCGTACCATTGCTGTCGGGCCTGATCGACTGAAGGACACCTGCGCTTGAAACTATTCGGCCCCATGTACGACCGCTGCCTGGTGTGGGCGAGCCATAGGCGCGCGCCTGCTTTGCTGGTCGGTCTGAGCTTCGCCGAGGCGGTGGTGTTCCCGATCCCGCCCGAGGTCATGCTGGGGCCGATGTCCCTGGCGCGCCCGACGCGCGCATTCTGGTTCGCCTTCCTCAGCCTGCTCGGCTCCCTGGCTGGCGCCGTGCTGGGATACCTGCTCGGTCACTACGCGTTCGAGCTGGTCCGCCCGCTGCTGGTGAGCCTGGGCTGGATGGACCGGATCGATGTGGAGGTGTCGGCGCTGCGCGAGATCGCCGCCAACTCGCCGTGGAAGGCGTTCTGGGTACTGGTGCTGGTCGGCTTCACACCCATCCCGCTGAAGATTTTCACCTGGGCTTCCGGCATCGTCGGGGTACCTTTGCTGCCGTTTATCGCCAGCATGTTCGTTGGCCGCGGCAAGCGCGTGTTCCTGCTCGCGCTGGCGATCCGACTGGGCGGCCATCGCGCAGAGGCGGCATTGCGACGCTACATTGAACCCGTCGGCTGGGTCGCTACGGCCCTGTTGCTGGCGGTATTCACCTGGCTGATCTGGAGGACACAACAAGGCGCATGAGCATGATGACTCCCGAAGGCAACACACTCTTTCGCACGATTGCGGCCCGCCTGATCGTGGCCGCTGCGGTTGCTACGACGTTGGCGGCGTGCTCCAGCGCGGTCACCCGCGAAACCAGTCCGGTCTCCACGCCCAAATACGGTGCGACCCGGGTCGTGCAGCGTGGCGACACGCTGTACCGGATTGCGGTCGAAAACGGCATCGCGATGCGGGATCTCGCGGCCTGGAACGGTCTGGGCGCGCCCTACACGATTTACCCCGGGCAGCAGCTGCTGCTGTATCCAAGATCCGGTGGTGCCGTGGCAACCACGCCGCGCGCACCGTCGAGTGGTGGCACGCGCGCGCCGGCGGCCAGTGCGCCGGTCGCTTCGGCTCCGAGCACAGCGCCGCTGGCCAGTGGTGTTGCCTGGCGGTGGCCGGTGGATGGTGCGTTGCTGAGCCGCTTTGTCGCAGGCGAACCGACCAAGCAGGGCATCGACATTGCCGGGACCGCGGGCACCGCGGTCAAGGCGGCGGGCGACGGCACCGTGGTCTATTCCGGCTCCGGCCTGGTGGGTTACGGCGAGCTGGTCATCATCAAGCACAACGAGCAGTGGCTGTCGGCCTATGGCCACAACCGCAACCGGCTGGTGGAGGAGGGCGCCAGGGTGAAGGCGGGCCAGCAGATCGCCGAGCTCGGTCGCACC
The genomic region above belongs to Lysobacter avium and contains:
- the eno gene encoding phosphopyruvate hydratase, producing MTEIAKVHAREILDSRGNPTLEAEITLADGSFGRAMVPSGASTGSKEAVELRDGDKTRYLGKGVRTAVENVNTTIAKALVGLDAADQGGIDRRLIDLDGTRNKGRLGANALLGVSMANAHAMAASRRLPLWKYLAGDRRGVLPVPMMNIINGGAHADNNVDLQEFMILPVGFDSFSESLRAGTEVFHALKSVLKSRGLSTSVGDEGGFAPDLRSNEEALETILEAIGKAGYKAGDDILLGLDVASSEFYENGKYHLTGEGKRLTSEQFVEFLGGWCAQYPIISIEDGMDENDWDGWKQLTDALGRKVQLVGDDLFVTNPEIFQQGIDRHIANAILIKVNQIGTLTETLEAISMADRAGYAAVVSHRSGETEDTTIADIAVATTATQIKTGSLCRSDRVAKYNQLLRIEEQLGDAATYAGRDAFVSLKG
- a CDS encoding Smr/MutS family protein, which gives rise to MNGADDDDAALFRSAIGPVRKLPERPAPPSAPRPKPRAKMAERDDADAREDLRHALESTLLEADDPLAWRGDVSQEAWQRLRRGEMSAQEELDLHGTDATTAEALVRAFLSDAQRHGLGCVRIIHGKGGRGGADIGRSGAPVLKNLVDRMLRQRSSVLAFHSPLPAQGGSGAVVVLLAPRRR
- the ispF gene encoding 2-C-methyl-D-erythritol 2,4-cyclodiphosphate synthase; translation: MSIRIGQGYDVHAFGHGDHVVLGGVRVPHDRGVLAHSDGDVVIHALCDAMLGALALGDIGTHFPPSDPRWKDADSRTFLRHCRQLASERGWALGNADVTVICERPKVGPHVAVIRTLLAADLGADVDTVSVKATTSEQLGFTGRGEGLAALAVCLLVRG
- the surE gene encoding 5'/3'-nucleotidase SurE, which encodes MRVLVSNDDGVDSPGIRALAEGLRAAGHEVVVVAPDRDRSGASNSLTLDMPIRVFQQDERTWRVAGTPTDCVHVAITGMLEKEPDIVVSGINDAANLGDDVIYSGTVAAAMEGRFLGLPAVAVSLVTNGELGRHYDTAARAAVEIIARLAIDPLPADTILNVNVPDLAWEDVRGFQVGRLGNRHRAEACVPQEDPRGRQWWWIGAAGPEQDAGPGTDFHSVRSGYIAITPIKVDLTRYQALEQVANWVSGLEASLESAPGENGR
- the ispD gene encoding 2-C-methyl-D-erythritol 4-phosphate cytidylyltransferase gives rise to the protein MSRHGTPSVWAILPAAGRGARFGGDVPKQYLQIAGQPLIAHALDALLSHPQVAGAMVALAADDRHWPGWTTRHGKPVLRCVGGGERADSVLAALQALPPGPEDSLVMVHDAARPNLHPSDLERLLHAASGDRDGAILAAPVRDTLKRADAEGRIAATEPRAALWRALTPQVFRRGLLTDALLAARADAVQVTDEAMAVERAGLRPRLVEGREDNLKVTTPADRDLAEFLLSQRQR
- the truD gene encoding tRNA pseudouridine(13) synthase TruD, whose product is MSDAGAAGPADSAPAADTRAHGEPVLSARMRAAPEDFFVEELAGFEPSGSGEHLLLTVQKRGMNTAFAARSIAQWAGVDDMAIGYAGLKDRHAVTRQRFSVHLPRKVAPDVAALQVDGLQVLEQAWHAKKLPRGALAGNRFVLVLRDVVGDPAAIEARLQQIARRGVPNFFGEQRFGRDGNNLGKALAMFEARRVRRDERGMLLSAARSVLFNQVLQARVEAHCWDTPLKGEVWMLDGSRSVFGPEPVTPEIEQRLSAFDIHPSGPLWGRGELRSKDDALELEQGALADQVSMRLRAGLEQAGLKQGRRSLRLRADALRWHWLDAATLELSFNLPPGTYATVVLAELGAVFDGSGPSGA
- the ftsB gene encoding cell division protein FtsB, whose product is MRWMVALLVALVALLVFLQDRLWDGEGGRDSVAALEQRVQQQARENEGLQQRNDALSAEVEDLKSGEAAVEDRARSELGMIRPGETFYRVVEPDPATPADPDPVPQ